One window of Quercus robur chromosome 12, dhQueRobu3.1, whole genome shotgun sequence genomic DNA carries:
- the LOC126709155 gene encoding expansin-like B1, whose protein sequence is MGFALKNQVFLLCVLVLLLAVLCYSQDTFTHSRATYYGSPDCYGTASGACGFREFGRTVNDGNVAGVSKLFRNGTGCGTCYQVRCTTPEICADEGVNIVVTDHGEGDRTDFILSPRAYSKLARPNDVSELFSYGVVEIEYRRISCKYSGYNLMFKVHENSKYPHYLSIVLLYVAGQNDITAVELWHDNWQQWRAMRRAYGAVWDMVNMPRGSVKLRFQVSCNYDTTWVQSKNVLPSNWKAGVAYDSLIQLY, encoded by the exons ATGGGGTTTGCACTCAAAAACCAAGTCTTTCTTCTTTGTGTCCTGGTACTCTTGCTTGCAGTACTGTGTTACTCTCAAGACACTTTTACCCACTCAAGAGCAACCTATTATGGTAGCCCTGATTGCTATGGGACCGCAA GTGGAGCTTGTGGCTTTCGCGAGTTTGGAAGGACTGTCAATGATGGCAACGTGGCTGGAGTGTCAAAGCTGTTTAGGAATGGAACTGGTTGTGGTACATGCTATCAG GTTAGGTGCACAACACCAGAAATTTGCGCTGATGAAGGGGTGAACATAGTGGTGACTGACCATGGTGAAGGAGACAGAACTGACTTCATCCTCAGCCCAAGAGCCTATTCAAAGTTGGCACGTCCCAACGATGTTTCGGAGTTGTTTTCTTACGGTGTGGTTGAAATAGAATACCGAAGAATCTCATGCAAATACTCTGGTTACAACCTCATGTTTAAGGTCCATGAGAATAGCAAGTATCCTCACTACCTATCTATAGTTTTACTATACGTTGCTGGACAAAACGACATCACTGCCGTTGAATTGTGGCAT GATAATTGGCAGCAATGGAGGGCCATGCGCAGGGCCTATGGGGCAGTGTGGGATATGGTTAACATGCCAAGAGGTTCAGTCAAATTGAGGTTCCAAGTGAGTTGCAACTATGATACAACGTGGGTTCAGTCGAAAAATGTTCTGCCTAGTAATTGGAAGGCTGGGGTTGCTTATGACTCGCTCATTCAGCTCTATTGa